The following proteins come from a genomic window of Neptunomonas concharum:
- a CDS encoding flavodoxin family protein → MSKPSIVIAYHSGYGHTEVQAKAVAEGVSEAGGTAELLSVANVEAIDWELLAKADAIIFGSPTYMGSVSGPFKTFMDASSKAWSTQDWKDKLAAGFTNSASQSGDKLNSLIQMSIFAAQHGMNWVSLGLLPGNNSSEGSPEDLNRIGSYLGAMAQSNADASAEIAPPEADRKTASALGKRVTEAAIRWKN, encoded by the coding sequence ATGTCCAAACCATCAATTGTAATCGCTTACCATAGCGGTTACGGCCATACAGAAGTTCAAGCAAAAGCGGTAGCTGAAGGGGTTTCTGAAGCAGGTGGTACCGCTGAACTCTTATCAGTAGCCAATGTCGAAGCCATCGATTGGGAACTGCTAGCAAAAGCCGATGCGATAATTTTTGGTTCACCGACTTATATGGGAAGCGTCAGTGGCCCTTTCAAGACGTTTATGGACGCCAGCTCGAAAGCTTGGTCTACACAGGATTGGAAAGATAAATTAGCAGCTGGATTTACCAACTCAGCCAGCCAAAGCGGTGATAAGCTCAACAGTCTGATTCAGATGAGTATTTTCGCAGCTCAACATGGTATGAACTGGGTCAGTTTAGGTCTGCTACCAGGCAATAACAGCTCCGAAGGTAGTCCTGAAGACCTTAATCGAATTGGTAGCTATTTAGGTGCTATGGCACAAAGTAATGCTGATGCATCTGCTGAGATAGCACCGCCAGAAGCCGATAGAAAAACTGCGAGCGCATTGGGCAAACGTGTTACTGAAGCAGCCATTCGCTGGAAAAATTAA
- a CDS encoding LysR family transcriptional regulator codes for MRKVNLRSVDLNLLVVLEALLSEKQVTRAAEKLHMSQPAVSRALQRLRSVFSDPLLVRSAEGYDLTTRATEMMGDLKTILQSVEQIIAEPEFLPFTSKQHVKIAGPDLETALYVPDLMAMMRHEAPDMQIDLDSRPADYFEMLSKGEIHFAISGVPPDGGEDQLHRVLLDTTERAIIMGAQHPFANKRLSLDDYLKCRHGYVSITGKGLPMADIRLKAMGKKRNTSLRLTSFMTVADFCEKTDLIFMLPVNLIERLAVGRAVVWQSPPEALQAEPLQFYLYWHARDHHDPMHRWVRSAILRGAGRNSS; via the coding sequence ATGCGTAAAGTGAATTTAAGGTCGGTGGACCTCAATCTATTAGTTGTTTTAGAAGCCCTCTTAAGTGAAAAACAAGTGACACGGGCAGCTGAAAAACTGCACATGAGCCAACCTGCAGTCAGTCGAGCTTTGCAGCGCTTACGTAGCGTCTTTTCGGATCCTTTGTTGGTGCGAAGTGCCGAAGGTTATGATTTAACAACGCGGGCTACAGAAATGATGGGAGATCTAAAAACCATCTTGCAAAGCGTAGAGCAGATCATTGCAGAACCTGAATTTTTACCCTTTACGTCTAAACAGCATGTGAAAATCGCAGGGCCAGACTTAGAAACAGCGCTTTATGTGCCTGACTTGATGGCGATGATGCGCCATGAGGCACCGGATATGCAGATAGATTTAGATTCTAGGCCAGCTGATTATTTTGAGATGCTATCCAAAGGTGAGATTCACTTTGCGATATCAGGGGTTCCACCTGATGGTGGAGAAGATCAATTGCACCGTGTTTTGTTAGATACCACGGAGCGCGCCATTATCATGGGGGCTCAACATCCTTTTGCGAATAAGCGGCTCTCTTTAGATGATTACCTCAAGTGCCGACATGGATATGTGTCGATCACCGGTAAAGGTTTGCCGATGGCAGATATTCGGTTGAAAGCCATGGGTAAAAAAAGAAACACGTCATTACGACTCACCAGCTTTATGACCGTTGCTGACTTTTGTGAAAAAACAGATCTGATCTTTATGTTACCGGTAAATTTAATAGAGCGACTGGCCGTGGGGCGGGCCGTTGTTTGGCAGTCCCCTCCTGAAGCCTTACAGGCAGAGCCGCTACAGTTTTATTTGTATTGGCATGCTAGAGATCATCATGATCCCATGCACCGTTGGGTTAGGTCGGCCATATTACGAGGAGCCGGGAGAAACTCTTCTTAA
- a CDS encoding PaaI family thioesterase — translation MNAHILAKCQRFIESLAHMRKLKMRVIRADEKSITVVLPVQEQLINHAFDTYMHGGVLTTLVDTASSLSTIPALKEYELCPTLDLRIDHMSTPVLSQPLYAYAECYRVTRNVLFTRATVYQENPEKPVAYAISTFMRPGEGNTDPAFKAVIDGDNVEEVN, via the coding sequence ATGAATGCCCATATTCTGGCGAAATGCCAACGCTTTATTGAGTCATTGGCGCACATGCGTAAATTGAAAATGCGCGTGATTCGCGCAGATGAAAAAAGCATTACTGTCGTATTACCGGTTCAGGAGCAACTCATTAACCATGCGTTTGATACCTACATGCATGGGGGGGTGCTCACGACGTTGGTCGATACCGCTTCTAGCTTGTCAACGATACCCGCACTCAAAGAGTATGAGCTATGCCCAACGTTAGACCTGCGGATTGACCATATGTCGACCCCAGTATTGAGCCAGCCGTTGTATGCTTATGCCGAGTGCTATCGTGTAACCCGTAATGTGTTGTTTACGCGTGCTACGGTGTATCAGGAAAACCCTGAAAAGCCGGTCGCTTACGCAATCTCTACATTCATGCGGCCAGGGGAGGGGAATACGGACCCCGCATTTAAGGCTGTAATCGATGGTGACAATGTAGAGGAGGTCAATTGA
- a CDS encoding DUF599 domain-containing protein — MEDVSAFITQNWLNLLALSWFILCFKGYMYYAKRKSYTTPCLASVLHMYRYEWMQRMMDRENRISDTSAIANLERSVSFFASTTMLILAGLMTVLGSTEKAIDVVADIPFVVHATRQEWELKILLLIVLFVYAFFKFTWSLRQYGFVSVMVGGAPTPEEAISDQVKQANAARIAKMTSMAANNFNLGLRTFYFSQAVLGWFINPILFVVLTAFIAFILYRREFSSSTLKTLMMTTDTEIKS, encoded by the coding sequence ATGGAAGACGTTTCCGCCTTTATTACCCAAAACTGGTTAAATCTGCTGGCACTGTCGTGGTTCATCTTATGCTTTAAAGGCTATATGTATTACGCCAAACGTAAAAGCTATACCACGCCTTGTTTAGCCAGTGTGCTGCATATGTATCGTTATGAGTGGATGCAGCGCATGATGGACCGGGAAAACCGTATATCTGATACATCGGCCATTGCTAATCTTGAGCGTAGTGTATCCTTTTTCGCATCGACCACAATGCTTATTTTAGCTGGTCTTATGACGGTATTAGGCTCTACCGAAAAAGCGATAGATGTCGTGGCTGATATTCCCTTTGTGGTGCATGCTACCCGTCAAGAGTGGGAGTTAAAAATCCTGTTGCTGATCGTTTTGTTTGTCTATGCCTTTTTTAAGTTTACATGGAGCTTGCGCCAGTATGGTTTTGTCTCTGTGATGGTAGGAGGTGCGCCGACGCCAGAAGAGGCAATATCTGATCAGGTAAAGCAGGCAAATGCGGCGCGTATCGCAAAAATGACCTCCATGGCGGCAAACAATTTTAACCTGGGGCTACGTACGTTTTACTTCAGTCAGGCGGTGCTGGGCTGGTTTATCAACCCTATCCTGTTTGTGGTGCTCACAGCGTTTATTGCTTTTATTCTTTATCGACGTGAATTTAGCTCCTCAACGCTGAAAACCTTAATGATGACGACCGATACAGAGATCAAATCATGA
- a CDS encoding c-type cytochrome, producing MKNALLALGLALVVSTPAAIAGEGEDIVAKHCKACHQAGLAGAPKLGDKAAWAPRVATGVDAMTAVVKSGKGAMPPKGTCGTCSDEQLKAAVEAITADVR from the coding sequence ATGAAGAATGCACTTTTAGCTTTGGGGCTGGCACTGGTTGTATCGACACCGGCCGCGATAGCAGGTGAAGGCGAAGATATCGTCGCAAAGCATTGTAAGGCGTGTCACCAAGCAGGGTTAGCAGGAGCACCAAAACTGGGCGATAAAGCAGCATGGGCACCCCGTGTAGCAACCGGGGTTGATGCTATGACGGCAGTGGTCAAATCAGGTAAAGGGGCTATGCCTCCAAAGGGCACCTGTGGCACTTGCTCTGATGAACAATTAAAAGCAGCGGTTGAAGCGATTACGGCGGATGTGCGTTAA
- a CDS encoding DMT family transporter — translation MKYQDSQLVSSPTEKIALGAFYALETAMVMSVAAALIKYTSHIVSIETIVVAQYLLCTLFMVPWLIKQGTSGLRTEKLGLHILRALCGWACFYTYYLAISHIPLVDAALLRNAAPLCVPLLVLLVYKVHIGWLRWVPVFIGFIGIGLILKPDSNGFSVWHLVGFGSAITLAGSILTTRMLTRTEPTNRILFYYFGLSALASLPPALMKFDVIPLKAALPLLLIGLSIWLTMWLYTQAYLNAKASVISPISYSGVVFTGFWGWYFWEQIPDWLSLSGVILVVIGGVGSVLLGARADRKVT, via the coding sequence TTGAAGTATCAGGATTCTCAATTGGTCTCTTCCCCTACCGAAAAAATAGCCCTTGGCGCTTTCTATGCGTTGGAGACTGCTATGGTAATGAGCGTTGCAGCGGCATTGATTAAATACACATCACATATTGTCTCCATCGAAACGATTGTCGTCGCTCAATATTTGCTCTGTACCCTCTTCATGGTTCCGTGGTTAATCAAGCAGGGCACAAGCGGGCTTCGCACAGAAAAGTTGGGGCTCCACATTCTGCGGGCGCTGTGCGGCTGGGCATGTTTTTACACCTACTATCTGGCCATCTCACATATACCTTTAGTAGATGCAGCGTTACTTAGAAATGCGGCGCCTTTATGCGTGCCCCTTCTGGTGCTACTGGTTTACAAAGTCCATATCGGTTGGCTGCGCTGGGTTCCAGTATTCATTGGTTTTATCGGCATAGGCCTGATCCTTAAGCCTGATAGCAACGGCTTTAGTGTGTGGCATCTAGTTGGCTTTGGATCAGCTATAACACTGGCAGGCTCCATTCTGACTACCCGAATGCTGACACGCACCGAACCGACTAATCGTATTCTCTTTTATTATTTCGGTTTATCCGCACTGGCTAGCCTTCCTCCTGCACTCATGAAATTCGATGTGATCCCACTAAAGGCGGCGCTACCTCTACTGCTGATTGGCCTATCGATCTGGCTCACGATGTGGCTGTACACCCAAGCGTACCTAAACGCCAAAGCCTCTGTTATTTCGCCTATCAGCTATTCGGGTGTTGTGTTTACGGGTTTTTGGGGGTGGTACTTTTGGGAGCAGATTCCCGACTGGCTATCTCTGTCCGGCGTGATACTCGTCGTTATTGGCGGTGTAGGGTCCGTGCTACTTGGAGCAAGGGCAGATAGAAAAGTAACGTAG
- a CDS encoding PaaI family thioesterase has protein sequence MDTLQSLVSEAHKTGDYQPVIDLIPYARVIGVKCERFGEEMIFRLPRNPENIGNPTIPAIHGGVIASFMELTAAFELTLQLEQPALAKIIDFSVDYMRAGLDRDTFAMCKIERQGRRVGNCSITAWQDRKSHPIASARGHFLLDTLSSFR, from the coding sequence ATGGATACCCTACAATCCCTTGTATCTGAAGCGCACAAGACAGGTGATTATCAGCCTGTTATTGATTTGATCCCCTATGCACGTGTTATTGGCGTGAAATGTGAGCGCTTTGGCGAAGAGATGATTTTTCGCCTACCGCGTAACCCGGAGAATATCGGTAACCCAACCATTCCTGCGATTCACGGAGGTGTAATTGCCTCTTTTATGGAGCTGACCGCAGCGTTTGAGTTGACCCTTCAATTAGAGCAACCAGCACTGGCTAAGATTATCGATTTCTCTGTAGATTACATGCGTGCAGGGCTGGATCGAGATACCTTTGCCATGTGTAAAATCGAGCGGCAGGGTCGGCGAGTAGGCAACTGCTCGATTACAGCTTGGCAGGATAGAAAAAGCCACCCTATCGCGTCTGCCCGTGGGCATTTTCTGCTCGATACACTCTCTTCCTTTCGTTAA
- the htpG gene encoding molecular chaperone HtpG has product MTTETQKETLGFQTEVKQLLNLMIHSLYSNKEIFLRELISNASDAAEKLRFEALSNGDLYEDDGDLNIRVSFNEEAKTVTIEDNGIGMSRSDVIEHLGTIAKSGTANFMSQLTGDQAKDSQLIGQFGVGFYSAFIVADKVDVFTRRAGTPVAEGVHWSSAGEGEFTIATVDKPKRGTQIVLHLKEGEEEFANGHRLRALVRKYSDHIAMPVIMQKEAALGAEGEEEEAKDTQPEDETVNSATALWTRNKADISDDEYGEFYKHISHDFGAPLTWGHNRVEGNLEYTSLLYVPENAPYDLWNRDAPKGLKLYIQRVFVMDQADQFLPLYLRFIKGVVDSNNLSLNVSREILQKDPNVDKLKSALTKRVLDMLTKLGKNEPEKYATFWKAFGSVIKEGPAEDYSNRDKILKLLRFASTHTDSAEPTVSLEDYVGRMKEGQEKIYYVTAENYNTAKNSPHLEIFRKKGIEVILMTERIDEWMMSHLFDFDGKSFQDVTKGELELGSVETEEEKKAQEESAKEAEGLVERLKERLKDQVSDVRVTHRLTDSPACLVLNAYDMGAQMRQIMEAAGQAVPDSKPVFEINPEHPLIQKLDHEPDEDRFGELALIILDQANLSAGGHLDDPSAYVSRLNKLLLELSQ; this is encoded by the coding sequence ATGACTACTGAAACGCAGAAAGAAACGCTTGGTTTTCAGACCGAAGTCAAACAACTACTGAATCTGATGATCCATTCTTTGTATTCTAACAAAGAGATCTTTTTGCGCGAGCTGATCTCCAATGCATCAGACGCCGCTGAAAAACTCCGCTTTGAAGCACTGTCTAATGGTGACTTGTATGAAGATGACGGTGATCTGAATATCCGCGTCAGCTTTAACGAAGAAGCGAAAACCGTCACGATTGAAGATAACGGCATTGGTATGAGCCGTAGTGACGTCATTGAACATTTGGGTACGATTGCCAAATCGGGCACCGCGAACTTCATGAGCCAACTCACGGGCGATCAGGCAAAAGATAGCCAGTTAATCGGCCAGTTTGGTGTAGGCTTTTACTCTGCATTTATTGTGGCAGATAAAGTCGATGTCTTTACCCGTCGTGCAGGTACGCCTGTTGCTGAAGGTGTACATTGGAGTTCAGCGGGCGAAGGTGAGTTCACGATTGCAACCGTTGATAAACCAAAGCGCGGCACACAGATTGTCTTACACCTGAAAGAGGGTGAAGAGGAGTTCGCAAACGGCCATCGTCTACGAGCTTTGGTACGTAAGTATTCTGATCATATTGCTATGCCTGTGATCATGCAGAAAGAAGCTGCATTGGGCGCAGAAGGTGAAGAGGAAGAGGCGAAAGATACTCAGCCAGAAGATGAAACCGTCAACTCAGCGACAGCGCTGTGGACGCGTAACAAGGCTGATATCAGCGATGATGAGTATGGTGAGTTTTATAAGCACATCTCGCATGACTTTGGCGCTCCACTAACATGGGGGCATAACCGAGTTGAGGGTAATCTGGAATACACAAGCTTATTGTATGTGCCTGAAAATGCGCCGTATGACTTGTGGAATCGAGATGCGCCTAAAGGCCTTAAACTGTATATCCAGCGTGTCTTTGTGATGGACCAAGCGGATCAGTTCCTGCCTTTGTACCTGCGTTTCATTAAAGGTGTGGTGGATTCCAACAACCTGTCATTGAATGTATCCCGTGAGATTCTGCAAAAAGATCCAAACGTTGATAAGCTGAAGTCCGCGTTGACGAAGCGTGTTTTGGATATGTTGACCAAACTGGGCAAAAACGAGCCAGAAAAATATGCGACTTTCTGGAAAGCGTTTGGTAGCGTGATCAAAGAAGGCCCGGCTGAAGATTACAGCAATCGCGACAAGATTCTTAAACTACTTCGCTTTGCGTCCACCCATACTGACAGTGCTGAACCGACGGTTTCTCTGGAAGATTATGTTGGCCGTATGAAAGAAGGTCAGGAAAAGATCTATTACGTGACAGCTGAGAACTACAATACAGCGAAAAATAGCCCACACCTTGAGATCTTCCGTAAGAAAGGGATCGAAGTCATCTTAATGACGGAGCGCATTGATGAGTGGATGATGAGCCACCTGTTCGACTTCGACGGTAAATCTTTCCAGGATGTCACTAAAGGTGAGTTAGAGCTGGGTAGTGTCGAAACCGAAGAAGAGAAAAAAGCACAAGAAGAATCAGCTAAAGAAGCAGAAGGCTTGGTAGAACGTCTTAAAGAGCGCCTGAAAGACCAAGTGTCTGATGTGCGTGTGACCCATCGTTTGACGGACTCACCCGCGTGCTTAGTGCTGAACGCTTACGATATGGGTGCGCAGATGCGCCAGATCATGGAGGCTGCGGGTCAGGCGGTCCCTGATAGCAAGCCGGTATTTGAGATCAACCCAGAACATCCGTTGATTCAAAAACTGGATCACGAACCCGATGAAGATCGTTTTGGTGAACTGGCGCTGATCATTTTGGATCAGGCAAACTTGTCGGCTGGTGGCCACCTTGATGACCCATCTGCCTACGTGTCACGCTTGAATAAGCTGCTGCTTGAGCTAAGTCAGTAA